A stretch of the Malus sylvestris chromosome 10, drMalSylv7.2, whole genome shotgun sequence genome encodes the following:
- the LOC126584288 gene encoding uncharacterized protein LOC126584288, which yields MNQGTHIETAVSKHSDQARKAYRTCLNASIKCTKFLLRQGLPFRGHDESATSSNRGNYLELLQFLADNNDKVREVVIENAPGNLRLVAPSIKKEIVNSCALETLDAIMDGLKDRFFSILVDEAHDVSVKEQMAMVLRYVNDDGHVIERFVGIQHVTNTTSSSLKDAIDTLFSRNDLSISKLRGQGYDGVSNMRGELNDLITKILREQPCAYYVHCFAHQLQIALVAVAKKNIDIASFFATANSVVNHVGASCKRRDLLREQLQEELVIAFENDCLITGRGLNQETSLKRASDTRWNSHYGTLISIISMFSSVVHVLQMVIDDNPNESVGEANKLMRDICTFEFVFHLFLMTVILGLGAHK from the coding sequence atgaatcaagGTACACATATTGAAACGGCAGTGAGCAAACACTCCGACCAAGCTCGTAAGGCTTATCGCACATGCTTGAATGCATCAATCAAGTGCACTAAGTTTTTATTGCGACAAGGTCTTCCTTTTCGTGGCCATGATGAAAGTGCCACTTCAAGCAATAGGGGAAATTACTTGGAGCTATTGCAATTCCTTGCagataataatgataaagttaGAGAAGTTGTGATAGAAAATGCTCCGGGGAATCTCAGATTAGTAGCTCCTAgcattaaaaaagaaattgtgaattcatGTGCCCTTGAAACACTTGATGCTATCATGGATGGTCTAAAAGATAGATTCTTTTCAATATTGGTGGATGAAGCACATGATGTGTCGGTGAAAGAGCAAATGGCTATGGTGTTGCGTTATGTGAATGACGACGGGCATGTAATTGAAAGATTTGTGGGTATCCAACATGTTACCAACACTACTTCAAGTTCACTAAAGGATGCTATTGACACATTATTTTCTCGCAACGATTTGAGCATTTCAAAGCTACGAGGACAAGGTTATGATGGTGTTAGCAATATGAGAGGTGAGTTGAATGACCTTATAACAAAGATATTGAGAGAACAACCTTGTGCATATTATGTTCATTGCTTTGCTCATCAACTTCAAATAGCTCTTGTTGCCGTAGCAAAGAAGAATATAGACATTGCCTCTTTTTTTGCAACGGCTAATAGTGTGGTTAATCATGTTGGAGCATCTTGTAAGCGGCGTGATTTACTTAGAGAGCAACTTCAAGAAGAGCTTGTGATAGCTTTTGAAAATGATTGTCTTATAACGGGGCGAGgcttaaatcaagaaacaagtcTCAAACGTGCCAGTGACACACGATGGAACTCACACTATGGTACCTTGATTAGCATCATTTCTATGTTTTCATCCGTGGTTCATGTGCTTCAGATGGTTATTGATGATAATCCCAATGAAAGTGTAGGTGAagcaaataagttaatgagagATATATGtacttttgagtttgtgtttcaccttttcttgatgACAGTAATATTGGGGCTCGGGGCTCACAAATAA
- the LOC126586001 gene encoding leucine-rich repeat protein 2-like has product MAPLSLQTFSLTFLFFLSLALSTNSEGNALHALRSRLVDANNVLQSWDPTLVNPCTWFHVTCDSNNHVIRLDLGNSNISGSLGPEIGQLKHLQYLELYRNDISGKIPEELGSLKNLVSMDLYGNRFEGEIPKSFANLKSLTFLRLNNNKLTGSIPRELVGLSNLKVFDVSNNDLCGTIPVDGSFGTFPMESFENNRLNGPELKGLVSYDFGC; this is encoded by the exons ATGGCTCCTCTCTCCTTGCAAACTTTCTCTCTCAccttcctcttctttctctctcttgcccTCTCCACAAACTCCGAAG GAAATGCTTTGCATGCTCTGAGAAGTAGACTCGTCGATGCCAACAACGTTCTGCAGAGCTGGGACCCAACGCTGGTCAATCCCTGCACCTGGTTCCATGTTACCTGTGATTCCAATAACCATGTGATCCGATT GGATTTGGGCAACTCCAACATTTCTGGGAGTTTGGGGCCAGAGATCGGGCAGCTGAAGCACCTGCAGTACTT GGAACTTTATAGAAATGACATAAGTGGTAAAATCCCAGAGGAGTTGGGGAGCTTGAAAAACCTTGTTAGCATGGATTTGTATGGCAATAGATTTGAAGGGGAAATTCCGAAATCTTTCGCCAATTTGAAGTCACTCACATTTCT GCGACTAAACAACAACAAACTAACAGGATCTATTCCGAGGGAACTCGTCGGCCTCTCTAACCTCAAAGTTTT TGATGTATCCAACAATGATCTGTGTGGAACAATTCCGGTTGATGGCTCATTTGGGACTTTCCCAATGGAAAG TTTCGAAAACAACAGACTTAACGGCCCAGAGCTGAAAGGACTGGTATCCTACGACTTTGGGTGCTGA